The Deltaproteobacteria bacterium IMCC39524 region GATCAACTGATGGCTGGCTTTAAAACATATAGGGGCAAAGCAATCCAAACTTAGTAACTTGTTGCACTTACTCTTGAGCTTCCTGTTTACAGATAGCTGTAGTATAAAATCCAATCTGACATTCCTGTAAATCACTACTTCTGAGAGGAGAAAAATTATGACTATTAAAAACTGTATTCTTACTGTTTTCACACTGTTCATGTTTGTTGTCGCACTCCCTGGCTGCGCTCCTCCCAGCACTTCGGGACAAGTCTATTCTCGCGACCAGGCCCGCATCTCTCACCAGGTTTTCTTCGGTGCGGTTCTTGAGGTAAGACCTGTGACCATTGAAGGGACACAATCTGGTGCTGGTGCCGTTGCGGGAGGCGTTCTTGGCGGGATCGCCGGAAGCGCCAT contains the following coding sequences:
- a CDS encoding glycine zipper 2TM domain-containing protein, with the protein product MTIKNCILTVFTLFMFVVALPGCAPPSTSGQVYSRDQARISHQVFFGAVLEVRPVTIEGTQSGAGAVAGGVLGGIAGSAIGGGTGRRLATATGAIAGAVTGSAVEKSATTVQGQEITVELDNGEIIAVVQEADVNFQDGDRVRVLRSQDGTMRVRQ